A section of the Triticum dicoccoides isolate Atlit2015 ecotype Zavitan chromosome 7A, WEW_v2.0, whole genome shotgun sequence genome encodes:
- the LOC119334037 gene encoding uncharacterized PE-PGRS family protein PE_PGRS54-like, with amino-acid sequence MHCSICGKADHNKKGHQKFMERESEREANEMEEEIEDPSILNDIRTHMEDTRLDPMHVPFRMVHIMRQEERIHVSNVKPPGPLPDISRFVADARDSIPERRTITTATTRGRNRGKGKGRPLDDEETIGATSRGKNKRQKAGTSTYPGDGSNCARGPNNATRGGSIAARGGRSGGARKGENATLGGGNATIGGANAVGRGGTNSTRGGRSGAGRGEANAAQGGGNAVGRGGGADGSGGTVGGRGWCYLLLGEHGERRDASVPDLNAAAIPDLNAREEIIVTQNAPTGPF; translated from the exons ATGCATTGTTCAATTTGTGGAAAAGCAGATCACAACAAGAAGGGCCATCAGAAATTCATggagagggagagtgagagggaAGCAAATGAGATGGAAGAAGAAATAGAAGATCCTTCCATTTTAAAT GACATCAGGACACATATGGAGGACACAAGGCTAGATCCTATGCATGTGCCTTTCAGAATGGTACATATAATGAGGCAAGAG GAGAGAATCCATGTTTCAAATGTCAAACCACCTGGTCCTTTGCCAGATATATCTAGATTTGTTGCTGATGCCAGGGACTCCATTCCTGAGAGAAGAACAATTACTACTGCTACAACCAGAGGAAGGAATAGGGGAAAAGGCAAAGGGAGGCCACTAGATGATGAAGAAACCATTGGTGCTACAAGCAGAGGAAAAAACAAGAGACAGAAAGCAGGTACTAGCACATACCCAGGTGATGGAAGCAATTGTGCAAGAGGGCCCAACAATGCAACAAGAGGAGGTTCAATAGCTGCAAGAGGTGGCCGAAGTGGTGGTGCAAGAAAGGGAGAAAATGCTACACTAGGTGGAGGAAATGCAACAATAGGAGGagcaaatgctgttggaagagggggaacaaattctacaagaggtgGACGAAGTGGTGCTGGAAGAGGGGAAGCTAATGCTGCACAAGGTGgaggaaatgctgttggaagaggaggTGGTGCTGATGGAAGTGGTGGAACAGTTGGTGGAAGGGGCTGGTGCTATCTTTTGCTTGGAGAACATGgagaaaggagagatgcatctgtTCCAGACCTAAATGCTGCTGCAATCCCTGACCTCAATGCTCGAGAAGAGATCATTGTGACCCAAAATGCGCCTACGGGTCCTTTCTAA